GGACCTGACGCACGACTTCGATTCCAGCACCATCTATTGGCCCAACGCGCAGCCCTTCGAGTGGAAGAAAGAATCGTGGGGCATGGCGGCGGGCGGCTACTGGTACGCCGCCGGGCACTATGCCGCCAGCGAACACGGCGGCACGCATCTGGATAGTCCCGTCCATTTTGGCGAAGGCAAGGCCACCGTGGACCAGCTTCCCGTGGCGCAACTGGTCGGACCGGCGGTGGTCATCGATATCTCCGAGGCCTGTGCCAAAGACGTCGACTATCGCCTGCGCGTGGAAGATATCGCAGCCTGGGAAAGGCAGCACGGTACGATTCGTGCGGGCTCGATTGTGCTGGTGCGGACCGGTTGGGGAAAGTTCTGGCCGGAGAAAAAGAAGTACCTGGGCGACGACGCACTGGGCCGGACTACAGACCTGCACTTCCCCGGCATCTCGCGCGAAGCGGCGGAACTGCTGGTCCTGCGGCATGTGGACGGCGTGGGCATCGACACCGCCAGCATGGACTACGGACCCTCGCGCGATTTCTCCACGCACCGCGTCCTGGCTGCCGCCAATATCTATGGGTTGGAGAACGTTGCGGATCTGGAGAAGCTGCCGGCCACCGGCGCTACGCTCATCGCGCTGCCTATGAAGATCAAAGGGGGCACAGGCGGGCCAGCCCGGATCATTGCCCTCCTGCCGTGAATTGAGGCGTGTTGCGGGTCAGTCCTTCTTCAGGTCTTCGAAATCGCGACGAACGCGAGCGAAGCCACGCGCCAGCACGATCAGGTAGAGGCCGTGGATCAGCCACGTAACGACATACGCGAGGTACAGGTTTCTCATCGCGAGCGAGCCTCCTTGGGCGCGGCCAGAGCCTTGAGCGCGTGGGCTTCGTCCAGGTCCTGGCGGATGCGCTCCAGGCGGTAGCGCAGCGCCAGCAGCAGCCCAGCCAGCGCCAGGAAGGCGACGAAGTTTGCCAGGAGCGCGTGCAGCATGGTGGGGTCGATACCCGAACCCTCGCCGCCGCCTACCACCGGCTGCGGA
The Terriglobales bacterium genome window above contains:
- a CDS encoding cyclase family protein, producing the protein MRRNLLAVLFAVVCLLGYAAGQGAPQPKSDPVQGVIDERKLADLTHDFDSSTIYWPNAQPFEWKKESWGMAAGGYWYAAGHYAASEHGGTHLDSPVHFGEGKATVDQLPVAQLVGPAVVIDISEACAKDVDYRLRVEDIAAWERQHGTIRAGSIVLVRTGWGKFWPEKKKYLGDDALGRTTDLHFPGISREAAELLVLRHVDGVGIDTASMDYGPSRDFSTHRVLAAANIYGLENVADLEKLPATGATLIALPMKIKGGTGGPARIIALLP